Proteins encoded within one genomic window of Saccharomyces mikatae IFO 1815 strain IFO1815 genome assembly, chromosome: 15:
- the HXT11 gene encoding hexose transporter HXT11 yields the protein MSGASDTSANDQSAANYSTHSAVSAPSIKAENGDSKNSLEDATGDLPIDLPQKPLSAYTTVAILCLMIAFGGFIFGWDTGTISGFVNLSDFVRRFGQKNGKGGYYLSKVRMGLIVSIFNIGCAIGGIVLSKVGDIYGRRIGLITVTAIYVVGILIQITSIDKWYQYFIGRIISGLGVGGIAVLSPMLISEVSPKHIRGTLVQLYQLMGTMGIFLGYCTNYGTKNYHDATQWRVGLGLCFAWATFMVSGMMFVPESPRYLIEVGKDEEAKRSLAKSNKVSVDDPALLAEYDTIRAGIEIEKLAGNASWGELLSTKTKVFQRVLMGVMIQSLQQLTGDNYFFYYGTTIFKSVGLKDSFQTSIIIGVVNFFSSFIAVYTIERFGRRTCLLWGAASMLCCFTVFASVGVTKLWPQGSSHQDITSQGAGNCMIVFTMFFIFSFATTWAGGCFVIVSETFPLRVKSRGMAVATAANWMWGFLISFFTPFITGAINFYYGYVFLGCLVFAYFYVFFFVPETKGLTLEEVNTMWMEGIPPWKSASWVPPERRTADYDADAIGHDDRPIYKRFFSS from the coding sequence ATGTCAGGTGCTAGTGATACATCCGCAAACGATCAATCCGCTGCCAATTATAGTACCCATTCAGCAGTGAGCGCTCCGTCTATCAAGGCTGAGAATGGCGATTCTAAAAATTCTCTCGAAGATGCCACGGGTGATCTACCTATTGACCTGCCACAAAAGCCTCTCTCTGCATACACCACCGTTGCAATCCTGTGCCTAATGATCGCATTCGGCGGTTTCATCTTTGGCTGGGACACTGGTACCATCTCCGGTTTCGTTAACTTGTCCGACTTCGTCAGAAGATTCGGCCAAAAGAACGGGAAAGGAGGCTACTATTTATCCAAGGTCAGAATGGGTTTGATTGTCTCAATATTTAACATCGGATGTGCTATAGGTGGGATTGTCTTGTCAAAAGTCGGCGATATTTATGGCCGTCGTATTGGTCTAATTACAGTCACCGCCATCTATGTCGTAGGCATTCTGATCCAAATAACCTCGATAGACAAGTGGTACCAATACTTTATTGGAAGAATTATTTCTGGACTAGGAGTTGGGGGCATTGCCGTGCTCTCCCCGATGCTTATATCAGAGGTCTCCCCCAAACACATCAGAGGAACCCTTGTTCAACTGTACCAGCTTATGGGTACTATGGGCATTTTTCTGGGTTACTGCACCAACTACGGTACCAAAAACTATCACGACGCCACCCAATGGAGAGTCGGCCTCGGGCTTTGCTTTGCCTGGGCCACCTTCATGGTTAGTGGAATGATGTTCGTTCCGGAATCACCACGTTACCTAATCGAGGTTGGTAAGGACGAAGAAGCCAAGCGTTCGTTGGCAAAGTCCAACAAAGTCTCAGTCGACGACCCTGCCCTGCTCGCCGAATACGACACCATAAGAGCAGgcattgaaattgaaaagctCGCAGGTAATGCGTCATGGGGTGAACTGCTATCCACGAAaacaaaagtttttcagcGTGTGCTCATGGGAGTAATGATCCAATCTCTGCAGCAATTGACAGGTGATaactatttcttctactaCGGTACAACCATTTTCAAGTCGGTCGGATTAAAGGACTCCTTCCAGACATCTATCATCATCGGGGTGGTCaactttttctcttcattcATAGCAGTGTACACTATTGAAAGGTTCGGACGTCGTACATGCCTATTGTGGGGCGCCGCCTCCATGCTGTGCTGCTTTACTGTGTTCGCCTCTGTCGGTGTTACAAAGCTGTGGCCTCAGGGAAGCAGCCACCAGGATATTACTTCTCAGGGCGCTGGTAACTGTATGATCGTCTTTACCAtgttcttcattttttcgtTCGCCACCACTTGGGCAGGCGGCTGTTTTGTTATAGTGTCAGAAACCTTCCCTCTTAGAGTCAAATCAAGGGGCATGGCGGttgcaacagcagcaaaCTGGATGTGGGGTTTCCTGATTAGTTTCTTCACGCCCTTTATCACCGGTGCAATTAACTTTTACTACGGTTACGTCTTCCTAGGCTGTCTAGTCTTCGCCTACTTCTATgtgtttttcttcgtcCCAGAAACGAAAGGCCTGACGCTGGAAGAGGTCAACACAATGTGGATGGAGGGCATTCCACCATGGAAGTCTGCTTCATGGGTGCCACCAGAAAGAAGAACGGCAGACTACGATGCAGATGCGATAGGTCATGATGATAGACCAATCTACAAAAGGTTCTTCTCCAGCTGA
- the HPF1 gene encoding mannoprotein (similar to Saccharomyces cerevisiae HPF1 (YOL155C)), with protein MLNRFNKFQAALALALYSQSALGQYYTNSSSVPSNSSSTAISSSSSGSVSISSSIVQSTSSATDVSSSLTELITTSSVTSSSVATSVSSGSEVSSSITPSTSSGSEVSSSVATSTSSGSEVSSSVAPSASSGSEVSSSVAPSTSSGSGVSSSVAPSTSSGSEVSSSVAPSTSSGSEVSSSVATSTSSGSEVSSSVAPSTSSGSEVSSSVATSTSSGSEVSSSVAPSTSSGSEVSSSVATSASSGSEVSSSVPPTSSISVSSASITQSGSSASGSSTSGPLASSASTIPSGSSASGSSTSSASTIPSGSSTSGSSASSASSIPSGSSASGSSTSSASTIPSGSSASGSSTSSASTIPSGSSASGSSASSASSIPSGSSTSGPSASSASGSSAPGVSSSIPQSTSSTSGASSAITSGTSSFITSSASSTSASASNSLSSSEGTIYLPSTTISGDLTLTGSVIATEAVEIAAGGELTLVDGDKYGFLADLIVRGALLVRKSKPTYPGTEFDISGPNFDVSGTFNAEEPAASSASIYSFTPGSFANSGDIALSLSESSKGEVTYSPYSNSGAFSFSNAIINGGSVSGLQRRAEDEGSVNNGEINLDNGSTYVVVEPVSGSGTVNIISGNLYLHYPDTFTGQTVVFKGEGVLAVDPTESNTTPIPVVGYTGKNQIAITADVTSLSYDSATGVLTATQGNRQFSFAIGTGFTSSSFNVSEGTFAGASAYYLNYGGAVASSTTSSSTSTTSGASSVTSSISNSATGSSTITSSGASASDSITSSSASVSGSTASSSASTLTSGSASVYTTTLTYATATSTVVVSCSETTDTNGNTYTITTTIPCSSTTATITSCDESGCHVTTSTGIAATKTVSSKSYTTVTVTHCDDNGCSEKTVTSEAPKETSATTASTRSYTTVTVTHCDDNGCNVKTVTSEAPKPTTTTATVSSKSHTTATVTHCDDNGCVVKTVTSEAPEATTTTVSPESYTTATVTHCDDNGCNVKTVTTKAPKETTATSALPKSYTATVTQCDDNGCDVKIITSQVPEVTSTATATTVSPKSYTTTASEAPKATSLTTAVYGSSSAISIFSGSSAPTTAPKSSTGIVIQSEGVAAGLNTNALNALAGIFVLAFFN; from the coding sequence ATGCTCAATCGCTTTAATAAATTTCAAGCCGCTTTGGCCTTAGCCTTATATTCCCAAAGCGCCTTGGGCCAGTACTATACCAATAGTTCTTCAGTCCCAAGTAACAGCTCATCTACTGCTATTTCGTCAAGTTCATCTGGTTCCGTTTCAATTAGTAGTTCTATTGTTCAGTCGACTTCATCCGCCACTGATGTCTCGAGTTCTCTCACTGAATTAATTACAACTTCGTCTGTTACCTCAAGCTCTGTTGCTACATCTGTCTCTTCTGGTTCTGAAGTATCTAGCTCTATTACTCCATCTACCTCTTCTGGTTCTGAAGTTTCGAGCTCTGTTGCTACATCTACCTCATCTGGTTCTGAAGTTTCGAGCTCTGTTGCTCCATCTGCCTCCTCTGGTTCTGAAGTTTCGAGCTCTGTTGCTCCATCTACCTCTTCTGGTTCTGGAGTATCTAGCTCTGTTGCTCCATCTACCTCTTCTGGTTCGGAAGTTTCGAGCTCTGTTGCTCCATCTACCTCTTCTGGTTCTGAAGTTTCGAGCTCTGTTGCTACATCTACCTCATCTGGTTCGGAAGTTTCGAGCTCTGTTGCTCCATCTACCTCTTCTGGTTCTGAAGTTTCGAGCTCTGTTGCTACATCTACCTCATCTGGTTCTGAAGTTTCGAGCTCTGTTGCTCCATCTACCTCATCTGGTTCTGAAGTTTCGAGCTCTGTTGCTACATCTGCCTCTTCTGGTTCTGAAGTTTCGAGCTCTGTTCCACCAACTTCATCTATTTCTGTTTCATCCGCTTCTATAACACAATCAGGCTCGTCCGCTTCAGGTTCATCAACCTCTGGCCCATTAGCTTCATCCGCATCTACTATTCCATCAGGTTCATCCGCTTCCGGCTCATCAACCTCATCAGCATCTACTATTCCATCAGGCTCATCCACTTCAGGTTCATCAGCCTCATCCGCATCTTCTATTCCATCAGGTTCATCCGCTTCAGGTTCATCAACCTCATCCGCATCTACTATTCCATCAGGTTCATCCGCTTCCGGCTCATCAACCTCATCAGCATCTACTATTCCATCAGGCTCATCCGCTTCAGGTTCATCAGCCTCATCCGCATCTTCTATTCCATCAGGTTCATCAACCTCCGGCCCATCAGCCTCATCCGCCTCTGGTTCCTCCGCTCCTGGCGTCTCAAGTTCAATTCCTCAATCAACCTCATCCACTTCTGGTGCCTCGAGTGCTATCACTTCCGGCACATCGAGCTTTATAACTTCTTCAGCATCTAGTACAAGTGCAAGTGCATCCAACTCACTTTCCTCCAGCGAAGGTACTATTTATTTGCCATCAACAACAATCAGTGGTGATCTCACTCTTACTGGTTCAGTCATTGCAACAGAAGCCGTTGAAATTGCTGCAGGTGGAGAATTAACTCTAGTTGACGGTGATAAATACGGTTTCTTAGCCGATTTGATTGTTCGTGGTGCACTGCTCGTCAGAAAGTCTAAGCCAACTTACCCAGGCACCGAATTCGACATTTCCGGTCCAAATTTTGATGTTTCTGGTACTTTCAACGCTGAAGAACCCGCTGCTTCGTCTGCCTCCATATACTCATTCACACCTGGCTCTTTTGCAAACAGCGGTGACATTGCTTTAAGCTTATCCGAATCCAGTAAAGGTGAAGTTACTTACTCTCCATACTCAAACTCTGGTGcattctctttctctaaCGCTATCATCAACGGTGGTTCTGTCTCCGGTTTGCAACGTAGAGCTGAAGATGAAGGATCAGTTAACAACGGTGAAATAAACCTGGACAACGGAAGTACCTACGTGGTTGTTGAACCTGTTTCCGGTAGTGGTACTGTCAACATAATCTCTGGCAACCTTTACCTACACTACCCAGACACCTTCACTGGTCAAACTGTTGTATTCAAGGGCGAAGGTGTTCTTGCCGTTGACCCTACCGAAAGCAACACTACTCCTATTCCTGTTGTTGGCTACACTGGTAAAAACCAAATTGCCATTACTGCTGACGTCACTAGCCTATCCTACGATAGTGCTACCGGTGTTTTGACTGCAACCCAAGGCAACAGACAATTCTCTTTTGCTATTGGTACAGGATTCACTAGTTCTAGCTTCAACGTCTCCGAAGGAACCTTTGCAGGCGCCTCTGCCTACTACCTAAATTATGGTGGTGCCGTTGCTTCTAGTACTACATCTTCATCCACTTCTACCACGTCTGGTGCTTCGTCAGTtacttctagtatatccAACTCTGCTACAGGTTCTAGTACAATCACCTCATCCGGTGCCTCTGCCTCAGATTCAATCACTTCATCAAGTGCCTCCGTCTCAGGTTCAACAGCTTCGTCTTCTGCTTCCACCTTGACCTCAGGTTCTGCTTCTGTTTACACCACAACACTAACATATGCAACCGCTACTAGCACAGTCGTTGTTTCCTGTTCGGAAACAACTGACACAAATGGTAACACCTACACTATTACCACAACCATTCCATGTTCATCCACCACTGCTACAATCACTTCTTGTGATGAAAGTGGATGCCATGTTACTACATCAACTGGTATCGCTGCAACTAAAACTGTTTCTTCCAAGTCATATACCACTGTGACTGTTACTCATTGCGACGACAACGGCTGTAGTGAAAAAACTGTTACTTCTGAAGCTCCTAAAGAAACGTCAGCAACCACCGCTTCCACAAGATCATACACCACTGTCACTGTTACCCACTGTGACGATAATGGCTGTAATGTAAAGACCGTCACTTCCGAAGCTCCTAAACCAACCACAACAACCGCCACTGTATCTTCTAAGTCACATACTACTGCCACTGTCACTCATTGTGACGACAATGGATGTGTTGTGAAGACCGTTACTTCTGAAGCGCCTGAAGCCACCACTACCACGGTGTCCCCAGAATCATACACCACTGCTACCGTTACTCACTGTGACGATAATGGCTGTAACGTAAAGACTGTTACCACTAAAGCTCCTAAGGAAACTACAGCAACCTCTGCTCTTCCAAAATCGTACACTGCTACTGTTACTCAATGTGACGACAATGGCTGTGATGTCAAGATCATCACTTCTCAAGTTCCTGAAGTTACTTCGACCGCCACCGCAACTACTGTTTCTCCAAAGTCTTACACAACTACCGCTTCTGAGGCTCCTAAGGCAACCTCATTGACCACTGCCGTTTATGGATCATCTAGCGcaatttccattttctcCGGATCCAGCGCTCCAACTACTGCTCCTAAATCCTCTACTGGTATCGTTATTCAGTCCGAAGGTGTTGCTGCTGGTTTGAACACCAACGCTCTGAATGCTTTGGCCGGTATTTTCGTTCTTGCCTTCTTCAACTAA
- the IMA2 gene encoding oligo-1,6-glucosidase IMA2 (similar to Saccharomyces cerevisiae IMA2 (YOL157C)): MTISSAHPETETKWWKEATIYQIYPASFKDSNNDGWGDMKGIASKLEYIKELGADAIWISPFYDSPQDDMGYDIANYEKVWPTYGTNEDCFALIEKTHKLGMKFITDLVINHCSSEHEWFKESRSSKTNPKRDWFFWRPPKGYDAEGKPIPPNNWRSYFGGSAWTFDEKTQEFYLRLFCSTQPDLNWENEDCRKAIYESAVGYWLDHGVDGFRIDVGSLYSKIAGLPDAPVIDENTKWQPSDPFTMNGPRIHEFHQEMNKFIRNRVKDSREIMTVGEMQHASDETKRLYTSASRHELSELFNFSHTDVGTSPKFRQNLIPFELKDWKVALAELFRYVNGTDCWSTIYLENHDQPRSITRFGDDSPKNRVISGKLLSVLLVSLTGTLYVYQGQELGAINFKNWPIEKYEDVEVKNNYKAIKEEHGENSKEMKKFLEALALISRDHARTPMQWTSEEPNAGFSGPDAKPWFYLNESFREGINAEDEAKDLNSVLNFWKEALKFRKAHKDITVYGYDFEFIDLDNKKLFSFTKKYDNKKLFAALNFSSDSIEFKIPNDSPSFKLEFGNYPKEEVDASSRTLKPWEGRIYISE; this comes from the coding sequence ATGACCATTTCTTCCGCGCATCCAGAAACAGAAACCAAGTGGTGGAAAGAGGCCACAATCTACCAGATTTACCCAGCAAGTTTTAAGGACTCCAACAACGACGGGTGGGGTGACATGAAAGGTATTGCATCCAAGTTGGAGTACATCAAAGAGCTTGGCGCCGATGCCATTTGGATCTCGCCATTTTACGACTCGCCACAAGATGATATGGGTTACGATATTGCCAACTACGAGAAGGTGTGGCCAACATACGGTACCAATGAGGACTGTTTTGCCTTGATTGAAAAGACGCACAAGCTAGGTATGAAATTCATTACCGACTTAGTCATCAACCATTGCTCGAGCGAACATGAATGGTTCAAAGAGAGCAGATCCTCAAAAACCAATCCAAAACGTGACTGGTTCTTCTGGAGACCTCCTAAGGGTTATGACGCCGAAGGCAAGCCAATCCCTCCAAACAATTGGAGGTCTTACTTCGGTGGTTCTGCATGGACGTTCGATGAAAAGACACAAGAGTTTTACTTGCGTTTGTTTTGCTCCACCCAACCTGATCTCAACTGGGAGAACGAAGACTGCAGAAAGGCAATCTACGAAAGTGCCGTTGGGTACTGGTTAGACCATGGTGTTGATGGTTTTAGAATTGATGTGGGAAGCTTGTACTCCAAGATTGCTGGTCTACCAGACGCTCCTGTGATTGACGAAAACACGAAGTGGCAACCCAGTGATCCTTTCACAATGAACGGACCACGTATCCACGAGTTTCATCAAGAAATGAACAAGTTCATCAGAAACAGAGTGAAGGATAGTAGAGAGATTATGACAGTTGGTGAAATGCAACATGCTTCTGACGAGACCAAGAGGTTGTATACAAGTGCATCAAGACACGAGCTTAGTGAGTTATTCAACTTTTCCCACACTGATGTTGGGACTTCGCCCAAGTTCCGTCAAAATTTGATCCCATTTGAATTGAAGGATTGGAAGGTTGCGTTAGCTGAATTGTTCAGATACGTTAACGGGACTGACTGTTGGTCAACAATTTATCTCGAAAACCACGACCAACCTCGTTCGATTACGAGATTCGGTGACGACTCGCCAAAGAACCGTGTCATTTCTGGTAAATTATTATCTGTATTGTTAGTGTCACTGACTGGTACTCTGTATGTTTACCAAGGACAAGAACTGGGTGCGATCAATTTCAAGAACTGGCCTATTGAGAAGTACGAGGATGTGGAAGTCAAGAACAACTATAAGGCGATTAAGGAAGAGCATGGAGAGAACTCAAAGGagatgaagaagttttTAGAAGCCCTTGCTCTTATTTCCAGAGACCATGCCAGAACCCCAATGCAATGGACTAGTGAAGAACCAAACGCAGGGTTCTCAGGGCCGGATGCTAAGCCATGGTTTTACTTGAATGAGTCTTTCAGAGAAGGCATCAACGCCGAAGATGAAGCCAAGGATTTAAACTCAGTTTTGAACTTCTGGAAGGAGGCCTTGAAATTCAGAAAGGCGCACAAGGACATTACTGTGTACGGTTATGATTTTGAGTTCATTGATTTGGACAACAAAAAGCTATTCAGCTTCACAAAGAAGTATGACaacaagaaattgtttGCTGCTTTGAACTTTAGCTCTGATAGTATAGAGTTCAAGATTCCAAATGATAGCCCATCGTTTAAATTGGAGTTTGGAAACTATCCAAAGGAGGAAGTTGATGCATCTTCCAGAACATTGAAGCCATGGGAGGGCAGAATTTACATATCTGAATGA